A genomic segment from Oncorhynchus keta strain PuntledgeMale-10-30-2019 chromosome 9, Oket_V2, whole genome shotgun sequence encodes:
- the LOC118388006 gene encoding neuropeptide FF receptor 1-like, which translates to MYTIPHFSNVIPLGRGLVKMEIASLNETAVNSNTHGIAMDSGTMHSVAMDSGTMHSVAMDSANRTYMPYYLHSTGMAISYILCYVVVLLLCVGGNVLVSLVVLRNRNMRSVTNLFILNLAISDLLIGVFCVPTTLIDSLISGWPFGQITCTMSNLVQGMSVSASVFTLVAIAVDRFTGIVYPFRHRIRPMTALLTILFIWVLAFAVICPSAANLTVIQLEDTYMLQDNETYPVFVCFENWPRPEMRRVYTMVIFVHVYLAPLGIISIMYGCIAAKLSINLRQVRLAKVRRARSQRRVKVIKMLTMVAVLFMVSWLPLWTLMLLTDYRDLDTQQIDFLSSYLFPVAHWLAFFNSGINPIIYGFFNENFRRGFQAAVACRPCSQTITTVVVNTRFNFPPPNRVFNDNPESSGGRKGHCSKGTPKIIPHGTHGIVLDDRNVAPNRVIGAWVE; encoded by the exons ATGTACACTATACCTCATTTTTCTAATGTGATTCCACTTGGAAGGGGACTTGTGAAAATGGAGATTGCGTCACTGAATGAAACTGCTGTGAACAGCAACACGCACGGCATCGCTATGGACAGCGGCACAATGCACAGTGTCGCTATGGACAGCGGCACAATGCACAGTGTCGCTATGGACAGCGCCAACCGCACCTATATGCCTTATTACCTGCATTCCACCGGCATGGCCATCAGCTACATCCTATGCTATGTGGTGGTTCTCCTGCTCTGTGTCGGGGGGAACGTGCTGGTCTCTCTGGTGGTCCTCCGGAACCGCAACATGCGCTCTGTCACTAACCTCTTCATCCTCAACTTGGCCATCAGTGACCTGCTCATTGGAGTGTTCTGTGTTCCAACGACTTTGATTGACAGCCTGATATCAG GATGGCCATTTGGCCAGATTACATGCACCATGAGCAACCTGGTCCAGGGGATgtcagtgtcagcatcagtcttCACTCTGGTGGCCATAGCTGTTGACAG GTTCACAGGTATTGTGTACCCCTTTAGACATCGGATAAGGCCCATGACTGCTCTCCTCACCATCCTCTTCATCTGGGTGCTGGCGTTTGCTGTCATCTGCCCCTCGGCCGCCAACCTGACTGTCATCCAGCTGGAGGACACCTACATGCTCCAGGACAACGAGACCTACCCTGTCTTTGTCTGCTTCGAGAACTGGCCCCGACCCGAGATGCGTCGGGTCTACACCATGGTCATCTTTGTGCACGTGTACTTGGCCCCCCTGGGCATCATCAGCATCATGTATGGCTGCATCGCTGCCAAGCTCTCTATCAACCTGAGGCAGGTGAGGCTGGCAAAAGTGCGAAGGGCCCGCTCCCAACGCCGTGTTAAAGTGATCAAGATGCTGACCATGGTGGCTGTGCTCTTCATGGTGTCATGGCTACCTCTGTGGACGTTAATGCTGCTGACTGACTATAGGGATCTGGACACGCAGCAGATTGACTTCCTCAGCAGCTACCTATTCCCTGTGGCCCACTGGCTGGCCTTCTTTAACAGTGGGATTAACCCCATCATCTATGGCTTCTTCAATGAGAACTTCCGCAGGGGGTTCCAGGCTGCAGTGGCCTGCAGGCCCTGTTCACAAACAATAACAACAGTTGTGGTTAATACACGCTTCAACTTCCCGCCTCCTAACAGAGTATTCAATGATAACCCTGAGTCATCTGGTGGGAGGAAAGGCCACTGCTCCAAGGGCACTCCCAAGATTATCCCACATGGAACCCATGGAAtcgtcctggatgacaggaatgTTGCACCCAACAGGGTAATTGGTGCCTGGGTGGAGTGA